Proteins encoded within one genomic window of Halococcus salifodinae DSM 8989:
- a CDS encoding ABC transporter substrate-binding protein has translation MSDRTAGRAERSIDRREMLGALGAGGAVVITGCLGDIGGGGNGSDGNGSGGGDGSNSLQFLTMGVGENIKQFFTENNKKFEEENDVSLEFTSVTWDNAQQTVNNRVDGDKAPDVGRWPARWIPQLVGKEALVPLDDMMGGDFGGKFYEGMAEGCKYEGSYYGAPWAASNKCFYYNKDVFESAGLDPENPSLDTWDDMLAAAQTVTEKTDTPALGLAGADAIETGSQYYHYHWSHGADLVDDDGKPVVNSDAGVEALTFFSDLHLEHGVTQSSPLSSTRQDIRQLFEGGDLGMVIAHVYTGINIDDSDTDFGYGIVQVPKGPTGRFSLNTIDAVSVFAQTEVEDAAKDLLRFYFDEDRHFQYAKNKGFMPTIEAVGERDYFQDSKNWAPYIEAGQYARARPKLTNFNEFNSRVVQAIQEALGDQKSPQKALDDAQSDLEELTG, from the coding sequence ATGTCTGATAGAACAGCGGGTAGAGCCGAACGTAGCATCGACCGGCGGGAGATGCTTGGCGCTCTCGGCGCCGGCGGTGCGGTGGTCATCACTGGCTGCCTCGGTGACATCGGTGGCGGTGGCAACGGTAGTGACGGGAACGGTAGTGGTGGAGGCGATGGCAGCAACTCGCTCCAGTTCCTCACGATGGGTGTCGGCGAGAACATCAAGCAGTTCTTCACGGAGAACAACAAGAAATTCGAGGAGGAAAACGACGTCTCGCTCGAGTTCACGAGCGTGACGTGGGATAACGCCCAGCAGACGGTCAACAACCGCGTCGACGGCGACAAGGCACCGGACGTCGGTCGCTGGCCGGCTCGGTGGATCCCACAGCTCGTAGGCAAGGAGGCGTTGGTCCCGCTCGACGACATGATGGGTGGCGACTTCGGCGGGAAGTTCTACGAGGGAATGGCGGAGGGCTGTAAGTACGAGGGATCGTACTACGGGGCCCCGTGGGCCGCCTCGAACAAGTGTTTCTACTACAACAAGGACGTCTTCGAGTCGGCAGGTCTCGATCCAGAGAACCCCTCGCTCGACACGTGGGACGACATGCTTGCGGCGGCCCAGACGGTCACCGAGAAGACCGACACGCCGGCGCTCGGCCTCGCGGGTGCCGACGCGATCGAGACCGGCTCCCAGTACTACCACTACCACTGGTCGCACGGTGCCGACCTCGTCGACGATGATGGGAAACCCGTGGTCAACTCCGACGCGGGCGTCGAGGCGCTGACGTTCTTCTCGGATCTGCATCTCGAGCACGGCGTGACCCAGTCCTCGCCGCTGTCCTCGACCCGTCAGGACATCCGTCAGCTGTTCGAGGGTGGCGATCTCGGGATGGTGATCGCTCACGTCTACACGGGGATCAACATCGACGATAGCGATACGGACTTCGGCTACGGCATCGTTCAGGTGCCGAAGGGGCCAACAGGCCGCTTCAGCCTGAACACCATCGACGCCGTATCGGTGTTCGCCCAGACGGAGGTCGAGGACGCTGCGAAGGACCTCCTCCGGTTTTACTTCGACGAGGATCGTCATTTCCAGTACGCGAAAAACAAGGGGTTCATGCCCACGATCGAGGCGGTCGGCGAGCGCGATTACTTCCAAGACTCGAAGAACTGGGCTCCGTACATCGAGGCGGGACAGTACGCACGTGCCCGGCCGAAGCTCACGAACTTCAACGAGTTCAACAGCCGGGTGGTCCAGGCGATTCAGGAGGCGCTGGGCGACCAGAAATCGCCGCAGAAGGCGCTCGACGACGCCCAGAGCGATCTCGAAGAACTGACCGGGTGA